The Microplitis mediator isolate UGA2020A chromosome 10, iyMicMedi2.1, whole genome shotgun sequence genomic sequence ACGAATTGCTGATGCTGACAATTTCCAagttcctgagcaaaatcatctggcatcgtctagtggggaaatagcagttaagtgacgttttttagctgcaatacacttggagcaatttaaatttaaatctccaGTGTATGAGGACACCCTTCTGAATATTATTTCCCCGCCAAGGTTTGTTTAAAcactcaagtgtttttttttaaattttttgaatatttttctatcacattttgccgccattttattttgacgattttgaatttttctccaatttttaataatttatttttcaaatatttaaatttaccgcgcaaatgataagaataattaataagggTGCTAATTAATAGCTGCTGACAATGCATCCAAATTGTCAACTTTTTTGCAAAATTAGCGTCTAGTTgtcgtcaacttatggaaatacCCATTTGTTTAAACTTAGCATCAATAAGTTGTCGCAAACTTTCCGTCAGCTTGACTATTAAAAGTCAAACAATAATTAAgcagtaaattaataattattctaataCTTGTTAGTGTAGTGTATTGTTTTATTGATACAAGATTTGaacaataaacaatattatcttcacatgataaatttatattcgtAATTCTTAGtcgtgaatttaaaaaaatcgcaaCTCATAACCTATCATTTTATTGACcagttaaatgaaatattatggCCGgcacttataaaaattttataaaactactGGAATCTTGGCCTCTAGATAAATCTAAAAGTGgaaggtaattattttttatattaatcaaaagtttattttaaaaatttcatttttttactgattcaatatttcaataaaagttAACCCTTCAGTACTCACTTGGGTACAATACATTCtctaccctgattaaaaatgctcattgaaaagtattgaaaattatttgaattcttttaaatccatacggagattttgaaaaatatcaaatggaattgaaatttcgatcatttgaatactttctaattcttataatggaattcaaaagtattgaaaagaattcaatctttcatcattcTAGAAaaagattcagaaagattcgaaaatgttaatttatttcaattcaagtcATAACTCgaaatatggaactattttagtattgagaaagattcagaaaaattgaaaattctcaatttctttcgattcttttcaatcctacaCTCGATTCAaaatatggaactattttggtattgaaaaggattcagaaagattggaaaatgtcaattcattttaattcatttcaatTCAAGTCATAATTGgaaatatggaactattttggtattgaggaagattcagaaagattgaaaactgtcaatttattcgaatttttttcaatgctacTCGTAACCCTAAAATCCgaaacttttttgttattgacgAGGAtccagaaagattaaaaatatcaatttatttccctggttaaacaactgaatttgatcgaattaaacagaattgaatttttaattctatttaatccagataaattctgttaattcggtacctaacttgaaaattaattctgtctaattcggcaggaaaaccagaatttctccgaattaaaacgaatttaaataattctactcggtttaattctgattaattcgaaaataattctccaatttctggttctgaatccgaattaaactgaatttgaaatttttaaatcggttttattctgtttaattcaaattcaaattttcaattcagttgaattctgttttgcagaattcgacagaatataacagaattaaaatttttaattcggtcgaattcagttgtttaatcagggtcgaatctttttcaattctttggaaatttagaaattcttatataatttttagatttaatataattgaaaagtattaattttatgtccaaAAGAAAACCTTGTGGaaatgaatttattcaaaagtattcaattctcatctttttcaatacttttcaatgaatatttttaatcagggtacaCTTTCATATCTTTAATGTAAGGTGACTATtgaagggtaaaaaaaaagtactacgttataattaatagttatttttatcaacagaGATTTGGGACACTATATTAGAGAACAAATAAAACTAGGATTCGCTCCTGGTAAAATACAGACTAAGGCTGAAAAAGAACAGTGTGACCGCTACTACGTCAGTCTCCAAAGAATATCATCAAACCATTACGCAAATTTATATCCTCGGAAGCTCAATAGCTCGGCAACTTCTTTAAATTCGGGTCAGTGTCATTTTGCACTCAGTTCCGAATTTTCGCAGCAGCTTGAGTTACACAACCGCAgtctttttcaaaaagtaaaagaCAAGTTTGCGAATAATGGCGACACAGATAAAAAAGTTGCTGACAAATAGATTGCACTTTTATAGCGTAAGATGTTTCACTCAAATGGCTCCCGAGCCATCAGAAGAAGCAGCTACTCGACCTCACACACCGGTCATGGCAAACGAAGTCATCAAATATTTGAACCCTTCTGCTGGTGAAACGTACGTTGATATGACATTTGGCGCAGGCGGTCATTCGACTCGAATTATTGAGTCTGCACcgaacattaaaattttcgcaTTAGACAGAGATCCAGTTGCCCATAATTATGCCCAGGCTATGGCGGAAAAATATCCCGGACAAATCGTACCCTTACTGGGACGATTTTCCGAGTTGCCGTCACTACTAAAGCAGCACAAAGTTTTGCCGAATAGCATCGACGGTTTTCTGTTTGACTTCGGCTGTTCTTCAATGCAATTCGACGTCGCCGAACGTGGGTTTTCTTTGTCAAAAAATGGTCCCCTTGACATGCGGATGGATGGATTTAGATGCCCGAATGAGCCGACAGCTGCTGATGTCTTAGAAAGATGCTCGGAAATAGACTTGTCTcgtataattaaatactatGGGGAAGAAAAACAGTATAGGAAAATATCCCGAGCGATTATTGAAGCCCGATATATGTTCAAGAACTTGAAAACAACTTGGGAACTTGCGCGTCTTGTAGAATCGGTTCTCGACAGCGACTTTAGAACCGACAAACTTGGAAGATATGCCCATTCTGCGACAAAAGTATTTCAAGCCCTACGAATTTTCGTTAACAATgaattgaatgaaataaacTATGGAATATTAGTCGCtgagaaatatttgaaaaatagtgGACGTCTTATTACGATATCTTTTCATTCACTCGAAGACACTGTTGTAAAACGTCATCTTTCTGGGAACATAACTGAAAATGCTGCTAATAGTTCGCCGTTGAGATttcaaaattacggaaaagtTTTCTCTCACGGTGAGGTCATGGCGATGACTGAATCCCCGTGGCG encodes the following:
- the LOC130676465 gene encoding probable methyltransferase-like protein 15 homolog; translated protein: MATQIKKLLTNRLHFYSVRCFTQMAPEPSEEAATRPHTPVMANEVIKYLNPSAGETYVDMTFGAGGHSTRIIESAPNIKIFALDRDPVAHNYAQAMAEKYPGQIVPLLGRFSELPSLLKQHKVLPNSIDGFLFDFGCSSMQFDVAERGFSLSKNGPLDMRMDGFRCPNEPTAADVLERCSEIDLSRIIKYYGEEKQYRKISRAIIEARYMFKNLKTTWELARLVESVLDSDFRTDKLGRYAHSATKVFQALRIFVNNELNEINYGILVAEKYLKNSGRLITISFHSLEDTVVKRHLSGNITENAANSSPLRFQNYGKVFSHGEVMAMTESPWRMLHKHILIPTEEEIQENPRSRSAKFRAIAKIK
- the LOC130676466 gene encoding ubiquinol-cytochrome-c reductase complex assembly factor 2; this encodes MAGTYKNFIKLLESWPLDKSKSGRDLGHYIREQIKLGFAPGKIQTKAEKEQCDRYYVSLQRISSNHYANLYPRKLNSSATSLNSGQCHFALSSEFSQQLELHNRSLFQKVKDKFANNGDTDKKVADK